The following are from one region of the Bactrocera oleae isolate idBacOlea1 chromosome 6, idBacOlea1, whole genome shotgun sequence genome:
- the Pmm2 gene encoding phosphomannomutase — protein MSTANLQRDELLLLFDVDGTLTFPRTSIQTEFEAFLYSKVKPRANIATVGGSDLEKMFEQLNGKKILEEFDFLFPENGLVQIDHGKEAGKQNIIQHLGEPILKSFINFVLHYLSELDLPIKRGTFIEFRNGMLNVCPMGRQCTRSERNMFVEYEKKHTVREDMIKILQKEFADVDLQYSIGGQISFDVFPKGWDKTYSLRYIEANYKFKEIHFFGDKTEPGGNDYEIFIDPRVISHKVATPDDTRRILTELLQISNP, from the coding sequence ATGTCGACAGCAAATTTACAAAGAGATGAACTCTTATTGCTTTTTGATGTGGATGGTACACTGACCTTTCCACGCACCAGTATTCAAACAGAATTTGAAGCATTTCTTTACTCAAAGGTGAAGCCACGGGCGAATATTGCAACTGTTGGCGGTTCTgatttggaaaaaatgtttgaacAGTTGAACGGAAAAAAAATACTTGAGGAATTTGATTTTCTCTTCCCTGAAAATGGCTTGGTGCAAATTGATCATGGGAAAGAAGCtggaaaacaaaacataatACAACACCTTGGGGAACCCATTTTGAAAagctttattaattttgtactgCATTATTTGTCTGAATTGGATTTGCCAATTAAGCGTGGCACCTTTATAGAATTTCGAAATGGTATGCTGAATGTTTGTCCAATGGGTAGACAATGTACGCGTTCGGAGCGTAACATGTTCGTTGAATACGAGAAAAAACATACAGTTCGTGAAGATATGATTAAAATACTTCAAAAAGAATTTGCTGATGTCGATCTACAATACAGTATTGGTGGCCAAATCAGCTTTGATGTGTTTCCAAAAGGTTGGGATAAAACATATTCCTTGCGATACATTGAAGCCAACtacaaatttaaagaaatacacTTTTTTGGTGATAAGACTGAACCCGGTGGCAATGATTACGAAATTTTCATTGACCCACGCGTGATATCGCATAAAGTCGCTACGCCTGATGACACGCGTCGTATACTTACAGAATTGTTGCAAATATCCAATCCttaa
- the nst gene encoding phosphoacetylglucosamine mutase has protein sequence MSINLRTVYAFAREMYPKKSSAPIQYGTAGFRGKAEFLDSVMYRMGVLATLRSRIRGGAVIGVMVTASHNPEPDNGVKLVDPKGEMLEASWESIATDLANVEDSELEAHVAKIISDNKIDVGSSSNVFVGMDNRYHSPRLLKAVADGVIALKGNVREFGIVTTPMLHFFVVAANTRGAYGQPTEEGYYRKLITAFEILRGDKLENGNYRNKLVFDGANGVGARKMLQFIKRMHDSLQVDVINKGDGKINENCGADYVKVKQGVPIGMPIVEPFTRCVSVDGDADRVVYFFTDDKNQFRLLDGDRIATLVADYIMDMVKRCGLDLSMGLVQTAYANGGSTDYISNTLQVPVACVATGVKHLHHKALQYDIGVYFEANGHGTVIFSENAKSLIKAASETNVDAKTLLHVIDLINETVGDAISDMLLVETILNQKGWDVKDWLATYDDLPNLQLKIKVQDRNVITTTDAERVCATPVGLQEAIDKMVTNYKRGRAFVRPSGTEDVVRVYAEAATKNETESLAYEVGILVQQLAGGVGPELIHPGKIISAHI, from the exons ATGTCCATAAACCTAAGAACCGTGTACGCGTTTGCAAGGGAAATGTATCCAAAGAAGTCGTCAGCACCAATACAATATGGCACGGCGGGATTTCGTGGCAA aGCCGAATTCCTGGACAGTGTTATGTATCGTATGGGCGTTTTGGCGACACTGCGTTCTCGAATTCGTGGCGGCGCTGTGATTGGTGTAATGGTCACTGCCTCTCACAATCCAGAACCGGACAATGGTGTCAAGTTAGTTGACCCAAAAGGTGAAATGCTAGAAGCCAGCTGGGAATCCATTGCTACTGATTTGGCTAATGTTGAGGACAGCGAACTCGAAGCACATGTTGCCAAAATTATAAGTGATAATAAAATCGACGTAGGTTCATCATCCAATGTATTTGTCGGTATGGATAATCGCTACCATAGTCCACGACTGCTAAAGGCTGTGGCTGACGGCGTAATTGCGCTGAAGGGAAATGTGCGTGAGTTTGGTATTGTGACGACGCCAATGTTACACTTCTTTGTAGTGGCTGCTAATACTAGAGGTGCGTATGGCCAGCCAACAGAGGAGGGATACTATAGAAAATTGATCACAGCGTTTGAAATTTTACGCGGTGACAAATTAGAAAATGGAAATTATCGCAATAAATTGGTATTCGATGGTGCTAATGGTGTAGGTGCACGTAAAATGTTGCAATTTATTAAGCGTATGCATGATTCTTTGCAAGTGGATGTAATTAATAAAGGAGatggaaaaattaatgaaaactgcGGTGCTGATTATGTAAAAGTGAAGCAAGGAGTGCCCATAGGTATGCCAATTGTGGAACCATTTACCCGTTGTGTGAGCGTAGATGGTGATGCTGATCGCGTAGTGTACTTCTTCACCGATGATAAGAACCAATTTAGATTATTGGATGGTGACCGCATCGCTACTTTAGTTGCAGACTATATTATGGATATGGTAAAACGTTGTGGGCTTGATCTGAGTATGGGTTTAGTGCAAACTGCATATGCTAATGGTGGTTCAACGGATTATATTTCCAATACGTTGCAAGTGCCAGTGGCTTGTGTAGCAACTGGTGTTAAGCATCTGCATCATAAAGCGCTGCAATACGATATTGGTGTATATTTTGAGGCTAACGGACATGGCACTGTTATTTTCAGCGAAAATGCTAAGAGTCTGATAAAAGCGGCATCCGAAACCAATGTCGACGCAAAAACACTATTACATGTGATAGATCTCATCAATGAAACCGTGGGTGATGCCATATCGGATATGTTGCTGGTCGAAACAATTTTGAACCAAAAAGGCTGGGACGTTAAAGACTGGTTGGCGACGTACGAtgatttgccgaatctccaattgaaaataaaagttcaaGATCGTAATGTCATCACAACAACCGATGCAGAACGTGTTTGTGCTACACCAGTAGGCCTGCAAGAAGCCATAGACAAAATGGTAACCAACTACAAACGAGGCCGTGCATTCGTAAGACCATCAGGTACAGAAGATGTGGTGCGTGTCTATGCAGAAGCAGCTACCAAAAAC GAAACCGAAAGCCTTGCATATGAAGTGGGAATTCTAGTGCAACAGCTGGCTGGAGGCGTTGGGCCTGAGCTTATTCATCCTGGAAAGATAATAAGCGCTCACATCTAA
- the Tsf2 gene encoding transferrin 2, which yields MLQICLLSIFIYLLQGKDIDAQHHYEHERQVKNMIWCTKSLEEQYKCQNLTVAIERDRALFDEAFLNLTCFLGYSADECIHHIDHEKAHVTTLDAGDVFTAGRYNSLVPIMQEKFVGGLANYHAVAVVKKDTLQDVYSLRELRNKRACFPWVGSMAGWIVPIYTLQREGGMEVVDCNNQVKTAANYFNNSCAVYSLINKYNPIGDNSDKLCTLCTGKIPGGRCSARDPYFGYDGAFRCLLEAGEVAFLRDSTVSEMLQTNEFSSLSPDRFELLCRDGRRVPVSEYRQCNWGVIPSDAVVTSSARNSFERKKFQQFLRRVVELYSDALREEANEQNRRLNGEAGNNFNYNANNKDQYSNTYGVNSNNPYNANNPYDTSNTYNRNPYDKYDGANNGFRNDRLDSSFTTDRNYPEGTNETILYEKFRIFESRRHGKANLMFQDSARSLVLIPEDDQSFSKYLQSTTTYIYGIRDCPVPSMTLCVTSDPELEKCVKMKIALKAQILKPELICKKMHSHIKCMEGIQSGKADIAVFDAGDVYTGGLNYDLFPFMSEVYNLGEPEYYVVAVAKEEDPDTELTYLKGKYTCHTGINTAAGWTYPMAFLISNGWIRPYGCDSIRAAAEYFTKSCLPGAISNEYNTGVPYDSMCDLCHGTSYRYCRRDASEDYYGHTGAFRCLVEGGGHVAFMKHTTVMESTGGKRKEWWARNTLNDDFELLCTDGTRAELHDYKKCNLGKVKANAIVTRGGVNYNDTQINAYINLLTYAQQLYGRKNADTFSFSMFSSPMGFYDLIFQDATRQLRVIPPNQRQYDIYLGSNFMRARRITDCYAGAAQLMVSVPLLFMICAFRLEF from the exons ATGTTGCAAATATGTTTACTGAGCATATTTATATACCTGTTGCAAGGGAAGGATATAG ATGCTCAACATCACTATGAACATGAGCGACAAGTTAAAAACATGATTTGGTGCACAAAATCTCTTGAAGAGCAATATAAATGTCAGAACCTAACTGTTGCCATTGAACGAGATCGAGCGTTATTTGATGAAGCTTTTTTGAATCTGACATGTTTTTTGGGTTACAGCGCGGATGAATGTATTCACCATATTGATCATGAGAAAGCACATGTAACAACACTAGATGCAGGAGATGTTTTTACGGCTGGTAGATACAATTCTTTAGTACCAATAATGCAAGAGAAGTTTGTTGGAGGTCTGGCAAATTATCATGCTGTCGCTGTTGTCAAAAAGGATACTTTGCAAGATGTTTACAGTTTAAGAGAGTTGCGGAACAAACGTGCCTGCTTCCCATGGGTCGGTAGCATGGCCGGTTGGATTGTGCCCATATATACG TTGCAACGAGAGGGAGGCATGGAAGTGGTTGACTGTAACAACCAAGTGAAAACCGCTgccaattattttaataattcatgtGCCGTTTACTCATTGATCAACAAATATAATCCGATTGGCGATAATTCTGATAA ACTTTGTACGCTGTGTACAGGTAAAATACCTGGTGGTAGATGTTCGGCGAGAGATCCTTACTTCGGCTATGATGGTGCATTCCGTTGTCTCCTCGAAGCTGGCGAAGTGGCTTTTCTACGTGACTCAACAGTCTCGGAAATGTTGCAAACTAACGAATTCA GTAGTTTATCGCCTGATCGTTTCGAACTGCTTTGTCGAGATGGCCGTCGGGTGCCTGTCAGCGAATACCGCCAATGCAACTGGGGAGTTATTCCCTCCGATGCAGTCGTCACATCCTCTGCACGGAATTCATTCGAACGAAAgaaatttcagcaatttttgaGACGTGTGGTTGAACTTTATTCAGATGCTCTGCGTGAAGAAGCGAATGAACAAAATAGACGATTAAATGGTGAAGCaggaaataatttcaattacaacGCTAATAACAAAGATCAATACAGCAACACTTACGGAGTAAATAGCAATAATCCTTATAATGCAAATAACCCATACGACACTTCCAATACATACAACAGAAACCCCTATGATAAGTACGATGGTGCTAATAACGGTTTCCGCAATGATCGTTTAGACTCAAGTTTCACAACAGATCGCAATTACCCGGAAGGTACGAATGAAACTATTCTATATGAAAAATTCCGCATATTTGAGTCACGTCGACACGGCAAAGCCAACCTTATGTTTCAG GATTCTGCACGATCATTAGTATTAATCCCGGAAGATGATCAATCATtcagcaaatatttacaaagcaCAACGACTTACATCTATGGCATACGGGATTGTCCAGTACCCAGTATGACATTATGTGTAACATCCGATCCAGAacttgaaaaatgtgttaaaatgaAG ATTGCTTTAAAAGCGCAAATATTAAAACCTGAATTGATATGCAAAAAGATGCATTCGCATATTAAGTGCATGGAAGGGATCCAATCCGGAAAAGCTGATATCGCCGTATTTGATGCTGGCGATGTATATACTGGTGGTTTGAATTATGACTTGTTTCCTTTTATGTCTGAAGTTTACAATTTGGGCGAACCGGAGTATTATGTTGTAGCCGTCGCGAAGGAAGAAGATCCGGACACTGAGCTGACATATTTAAAGGGCAAGTACACATGTCACACAGGCATTAACACCGCTGCTGGTTGGACCTATCCGATGGCCTTCCTTATATCAAACGGTTGGATACGCCCATACGGTTGCGATTCAATACGTGCTGCTGCTGAATACTTCACGAAGTCTTGTTTACCTGGCGCTATCAGTAATGAATATAACACTGGCGTACCCTACGACAGCATGTGTGATCTCTGCCATGGCACTAGCTATCGTTATTGTAGACGTGATGCATCTGAAGATTACTATGGTCATACCGGTGCATTCCGTTGTCTAGTGGAAGGCGGCGGTCATGTAGCCTTTATGAAGCACACCACCGTTATGGAGAGTACGGGTGGCAAACGTAAAGAGTGGTGGGCTCGAAATACGCTCAACGACGATTTTGAACTACTTTGTACAGATG gTACTCGCGCTGAATTGCATGActacaaaaaatgtaatttggGTAAGGTTAAGGCAAATGCGATTGTTACGCGTGGTGGTGTCAACTACAATGACACCCAAATTAATGcatacattaatttattaacCTACGCTCAACAATTGTACGGTCGCAAAAACGCCGATACGTTTAGCTTCAGTATGTTCTCTTCCCCGATGGGTTTTTACGATCTAATCTTCCAAGACGCCACACGCCAACTACGCGTCATACCGCCTAATCAACGTCAATACGACATCTACTTGGGCAGCAACTTTATGCGTGCTCGACGTATCACTGATTGTTATGCTGGTGCGGCGCAATTAATGGTTTCCGTACCACTTCTCTTTATGATATGTGCTTTTCGGTTAGAGTTTTGA